The Phycisphaerae bacterium genome includes a window with the following:
- a CDS encoding 4Fe-4S binding protein has product MKITTVRIISQIVFMVLFLTFVFVTTFTCLDDAPALKFWVSKYLEIDPLIAIATGLATHALYQGLIWSLAILIPTLLLGRFFCNWICPFGILHQFVGWIFNRRSTPDRIASNRYRPMSQTKYYVLAAMLAAAAFGSLQIGLLDPICLLHRSLTVSVLPALNMPPVFVEIFGNPKMHQLGWVVGGIVLFLVGMNLVVPRFFCRTLCPLGALLGLVSRFSLWRIDRDPNKCTECGLCDRNCEGACDPGGKLRKSECFVCFNCIDSCPHGALRFAFLPARLGEVAWPDASRRRAILAAVGGVIFYPFTRLAGKTTRDFSSKAIRPPGSVEEQEFLARCLKCGQCIRVCPTNVLQPAMLETGLEGMWTPVMNFRMGFCQLNCTACGHVCPTGAIQRLTVERKQGLGEFASAGPIRLGTAHYDLGRCLPWSKNIPCVVCEEVCPTSPKAIHTEQRLMLVRDGKKMVVSATPVTVTISEYPPEGQSVGPRCVLTPNAYRGDPTARYYVQVFHRDGTSETHRIIANDVDTLMIGELDPAGGQLVAGSRLARIPERGDVAAIHIELKVPKIDAELCVGCGLCEHHCPVVGDRRPVYVTAEGETRSESQADDARNRSFRLVK; this is encoded by the coding sequence ATGAAGATTACCACCGTTCGCATCATCTCGCAGATCGTCTTCATGGTGTTGTTCCTGACGTTCGTGTTCGTCACGACGTTCACCTGTCTGGATGATGCCCCGGCCCTGAAGTTCTGGGTGAGCAAGTACCTCGAGATCGACCCGCTGATCGCCATCGCCACCGGCCTGGCCACCCACGCGCTTTATCAGGGATTGATCTGGTCGCTGGCGATCCTGATTCCGACGCTCCTGCTCGGCCGGTTCTTCTGCAACTGGATCTGCCCGTTCGGCATCCTTCACCAATTCGTCGGTTGGATCTTCAACCGCCGGAGCACCCCCGACCGAATCGCCTCCAACCGCTATCGCCCGATGTCTCAGACGAAGTATTACGTCCTCGCGGCGATGCTGGCCGCGGCGGCATTCGGGAGCCTCCAGATCGGCCTGCTTGATCCCATCTGCCTGTTGCACCGGTCGTTGACGGTTTCCGTCCTGCCGGCCCTGAACATGCCCCCCGTGTTCGTCGAGATATTCGGCAACCCGAAGATGCATCAACTGGGCTGGGTCGTCGGCGGGATCGTGCTGTTTCTCGTGGGGATGAACCTGGTCGTCCCGCGGTTCTTCTGTCGGACGTTGTGCCCGTTGGGAGCCCTGCTGGGCCTGGTGAGCCGCTTCTCCCTCTGGCGGATTGATCGCGATCCGAACAAGTGCACGGAATGCGGTCTCTGCGACCGGAATTGTGAAGGGGCGTGTGATCCGGGCGGCAAGCTGCGCAAGAGCGAATGCTTCGTGTGCTTCAACTGCATCGACTCCTGTCCGCATGGAGCCTTGCGTTTTGCTTTCTTGCCCGCCCGCCTCGGCGAGGTGGCTTGGCCGGATGCCTCCCGGCGCCGGGCGATCCTGGCTGCTGTTGGCGGGGTCATCTTCTATCCATTCACCAGGCTGGCCGGAAAAACCACGCGAGATTTCTCCTCCAAGGCGATCCGTCCACCTGGCAGCGTCGAGGAACAGGAGTTTCTCGCGCGCTGCCTCAAGTGCGGCCAGTGCATCCGAGTCTGTCCGACCAACGTGCTCCAGCCCGCAATGCTGGAGACGGGCCTGGAAGGAATGTGGACGCCCGTGATGAACTTCCGGATGGGCTTCTGCCAACTGAACTGCACCGCCTGTGGTCACGTCTGTCCGACCGGAGCGATCCAGCGACTCACGGTGGAACGGAAACAAGGTCTCGGCGAATTTGCCTCGGCCGGACCGATCCGGCTCGGCACGGCTCATTACGATCTGGGCCGGTGCCTGCCGTGGTCCAAGAACATCCCTTGCGTGGTGTGCGAGGAAGTGTGTCCCACTTCACCCAAGGCGATCCATACCGAGCAACGACTCATGCTTGTCCGGGATGGAAAGAAGATGGTCGTCTCGGCCACGCCGGTGACCGTGACCATCTCGGAATACCCGCCGGAAGGCCAGAGCGTCGGGCCTCGGTGCGTTTTGACGCCCAACGCTTACCGGGGTGATCCGACGGCACGCTACTACGTGCAGGTATTCCATCGGGACGGCACGAGCGAAACTCACCGCATTATTGCCAACGACGTCGATACCCTGATGATCGGCGAGCTGGACCCGGCCGGGGGGCAGTTGGTCGCCGGCTCGCGGTTGGCCCGGATTCCTGAGCGGGGCGATGTCGCCGCCATCCATATCGAGTTGAAGGTCCCGAAGATCGATGCCGAGCTCTGCGTCGGCTGCGGCTTGTGCGAGCACCATTGCCCGGTCGTGGGCGATCGCCGGCCGGTCTACGTGACCGCCGAGGGCGAGACGCGCTCGGAAAGCCAGGCCGACGATGCACGCAACCGCTCCTTCCGATTGGTCAAGTAG